A portion of the Benincasa hispida cultivar B227 unplaced genomic scaffold, ASM972705v1 Contig533, whole genome shotgun sequence genome contains these proteins:
- the LOC120069658 gene encoding uncharacterized protein LOC120069658 — protein sequence MASLLVQLLASDKLTGDNYATWKSNLNTILVIDDLRFVLIEDGPPIPSSNANRTVWESYDRWTKANEKACVYILANVSDVLVKKRKSINTAKEIMESLREMFRQSSFSLRHDAIKYVYKCRMKERASVNEHVMDMMVHFNVVEVNRVVVDERSQVNFILESLLKSFLQFRTNALMNKIEYKLTTLLNELQAFQSILRTKR from the coding sequence aTGGCTAGTTTATTAGTACAACTGTTGGCTTCAGATAAATTAACTGGGGACAATTATgctacatggaaatcaaatttgaacacaatACTAGTTATAGATGATTTAAGGTTCGTTTTGATAGAGGACGGTCCTCCCATCCCTAGCTCAAATGCAAACCGAACTGTTTGGGAATCATACGATAGATGGACGAAGGCGAATGAGAAAGCCTGTGTCTACATTCTTGCCAATGTATCTGATGTCTTGGTTAAGAAACGCAAAAGCATTaatactgccaaagagattatggaatctctacgtgAGATGTTTAGACAATCGTCATTCTCTCTGAGGCATGATGcaataaaatatgtttacaaatGCCGAATGAAAGAAAGGGCCTCTGTTAATGAACATGTtatggacatgatggtccatttcaatgtggtaGAGGTAAACAGAGTTGTTGTagatgagagaagtcaagtcaATTTTATTCTAGAGTCTCTTCTAAAGAGCTTCTTGCAATTTCGCactaatgcgttaatgaataaGATAGAATACAAACTGACTACACTTCTCAATGAACTACAGGCTTTTCAGTCCATTTTAAGAACAAAAAGATGA